taaatttatgtttgtatgtaatttgtatttttaatttaaattagacttatttttatttaatttcataggcttttatcgagccaagattttatcatcccgggcttttatttgatattcaatttagttttatctttaataatatatttatttattattgatattattaaatttattagaaccattattattattataagttcattaatgtccaatattatcatgaaaattattttaaagtttaatatcatcattattgttaagttcggtagttttcagttaagttcagtagcattcagttaatttcagtattcagttaaattcagttcagtattcagcagtattcagttcagttcagttcagttcagttcagtttttttcagcgatagaCTCGTTGGTTAACACCCCAAATCTTAGGATGTTAGCCTAAGCTAAAACGTTTAAAGCTTGTTTACCGCCAATTTCCACAATAATCCTTTAACTATGACTACCGGGCGGTACCCAATTTTTTTTCACCCGCGACACCGGCCCCTCTCAGGTTCCCTTGTTTATCCACACAAAAATTCCACGTGTCCTTACTCAAGGTACTTCAATCAAAACTCTTGCGCTTTCTTCAGAGCTACCAATTTTCCAAGAAACATTCTTGCTATTATCCATCTCTGAATTCAGTTCTTCCCGAGAAAATTCAATTTGTATACAAACCTGTACCGGAAGCTCTCAATCCATCCATAGTTGCATCTCAAAAGCTCATGATATATTCATATTACCAAAATGACCCTCTCCATCCCCAATCCTTCACCTCTATGCACTGAACTCCTTAAACCCAAGCTTAAACCTCATCGCTTCCCCTTCCCCAATTTCCCTGTCCATAGGCGTCTCATTTCACTCTTCGGCGACCGGAGAACCTACTCCGATGCCGGAGTAGCTCGGGCCAAAGCTAAAGAACTCATCCTCGGCAATCCCTCCGTCCTCGTCGAGAAAGGGAAGTACAGTTATGACGTTGAAACTTTAATTAACAATCTCAGTAGCCTCCCTCCGCGTGGCAGCATTGCTCGTTGCCTCGAAGTGTTCAAGAACAAGCTCTCCCTAAACGACTTCGCTTTTGTCTTCAAGGAGTTTGCACAGCGCGGGGATTGGCAGAGGTCGCTTCGTCTCTTTAAGTATATGCAGCGCCAGATCTGGTGCAAACCGAATGAACATATTTACACTATCATGATTAGTCTATTAGGCCGTGAAGGTCTTCTCGATAAATGCGCCGAGATTTTTGATGATATGCGGACCCACGGCGTGCCACGTAGCGTCTTCTCCTACACAGCTTTGATAAACTCTTACGGGCGTCACGGCAAGTATGAAGTCTCGCTTGAGCTTCTAGAGAGgatgaagaaagaaaaggttcCCCCGAGTATTCTTACTTATAATACTGTTATAAATTCTTGTGCGAGAGGTGGGTTAGATTGGGAGGGTTTGTTAAGTTTATTTGCTGAAATGAGGCATGAAGGAATACAGCCTGATATTATTACCTATAATACTTTGCTCAGCGCTTGTGCTGGTAGGGGTTTAGGAGACGAGGCTGAGATGGTTTTTAGAACTATGAATGAAGGAGGAATGGTGCCTGATATAACAACTTATCGTAATCTGGTTGTAACATTCGGGAAATTAAATAAgttagagaaggttaccgaatTACTTAAGGAAATGGAATCTAGTGGTAGTTTACCTGAAATTTCCTCTTATAATGTCCTACTAGATGCATATGCGAGTGAAGGGAAGATTAAGGATGCAATGGGGGTTTTCAGGCAGATGCAGGAGGCAGGATGTGTGCCAAATGCTCTGACCTATAGATTATTGTTAAATTTGTACGGGAGGCATGGGAGATATGATGATGTGAGGGAGCTTTTCTTAGAGATGAAAGTCAGTAACACAGATCCTGATGTGGCCACTTATAATATACTTATAGAGGTATTTGGGGAGGGTGGGTATTTTAAGGAGGTGGTGACACTATTTCATGATATGGTGGAGGAGAAAGTGAAGGCAAATATGGAGACTTATGAGGGGTTAATATTTGCATGTGGTAGAGGAGGGCTACATCAGGACGCTAGGAAGATCTTACTTCATATGGGTGAGCTGGGGATAGTGCCAAGTCCTAAAACATATACAGGTGTTATTGAAGCTTATGGACAGGCTGCGTTGTATGAGGAGGCTCTTGTTATGTTTAATACAATGAGCGAAAATGGAAGCAAGCCTACTGTTGAGACTTATAATTCTCTAATTTACATGTTTTCAAGAGGTGGACTTTACAAGGAATCTGAAGCCATTTTGTGGAGAATGGGTGAATCTGGGGTTGCACGAGATAGGCATTCTTTCTGTGGTATGATTGAAGGTTATAGACAAGGAGGTCTATTTGAAGAAGCAATCAAGACTTATGTTGATTTGGAGAAGTCAAGATTTGACCCTGATGAGCAAACCCTTGAGGCAGTTTTGAGTGTGTACTATGCTGCAGGTCTTGTTGATGAGAGTGAGGAGCAATTCAGGGAAATTAAAGCTTCAGGAATGTTGCCCAGCGTTATGTGCTACTGCATGATGCTGGCTGTTTACACAAAGACTAACAGGTTTGGGTACATTTAACTTTCTAAGGTGTTTTCTTGAATTGAAACTAATGCATGCAGGACAATGGCTACATTAGTTCCATACTTGGGCTGTTGGGCATAAGGAATTTATATCAGGATCTAAAAAACCCATAGGTTGTCAAATTCCAACACAATTAGGTTGTTTGAATGTGAAAATTGGCACAAGATACTTGAGGTTGACAAGTATAATTTGGTTGAGCTTAACAAGTATATAGACATAGTTTAACTAACGTTCTTGATGTCTGGCATTACATTGATGAGCTTGAGTTATTAAACTTCGAACTtactttaaaattgaaaatatttcCTTCCTAGGGAGTTGGGACAATTTATCCTATGAGGTTTATATGTTAAAACCTTATAATGGAGGTGAATGCTTAAAAAGATTTTGATCTTAATGAAGCCGAACATCAGCTCTATTGCTTTCCTGGTTCCATGACTAGATTGTTGTTCTCTTTGCGGTTCATACCTGTGATCACTTAAGTTGCCTCACCATAGACTTCATTTACTATCGATCTGATTAAATGTCATGAACAAGATGCTTTCCAGGTGTTTCCTTTCTGGAATTCTTGCCTGTCTTTGAAGTTATCAGTTTTATCTTAGTTTATGCCTTTTCAATGATTTATTTGTGCCATATTATGACTCTTTTAAGATGGTGTTTTTGAACTTTCCAAACTCATTcacattaataaaatattaacgcTGAATAAATTTAAATGGTTAGAACTACCTAGTATGCTTAATGAGGATGTGCAAATTTCTCATGAGTTACACAAGTTTCTCAATCTTTGTCATTGGAACTTCTTAAAATGGACCTTCATTTCCCTCCTCATTGTTGTACTTTTCTTG
The DNA window shown above is from Euphorbia lathyris chromosome 1, ddEupLath1.1, whole genome shotgun sequence and carries:
- the LOC136231280 gene encoding pentatricopeptide repeat-containing protein At1g74850, chloroplastic — encoded protein: MTLSIPNPSPLCTELLKPKLKPHRFPFPNFPVHRRLISLFGDRRTYSDAGVARAKAKELILGNPSVLVEKGKYSYDVETLINNLSSLPPRGSIARCLEVFKNKLSLNDFAFVFKEFAQRGDWQRSLRLFKYMQRQIWCKPNEHIYTIMISLLGREGLLDKCAEIFDDMRTHGVPRSVFSYTALINSYGRHGKYEVSLELLERMKKEKVPPSILTYNTVINSCARGGLDWEGLLSLFAEMRHEGIQPDIITYNTLLSACAGRGLGDEAEMVFRTMNEGGMVPDITTYRNLVVTFGKLNKLEKVTELLKEMESSGSLPEISSYNVLLDAYASEGKIKDAMGVFRQMQEAGCVPNALTYRLLLNLYGRHGRYDDVRELFLEMKVSNTDPDVATYNILIEVFGEGGYFKEVVTLFHDMVEEKVKANMETYEGLIFACGRGGLHQDARKILLHMGELGIVPSPKTYTGVIEAYGQAALYEEALVMFNTMSENGSKPTVETYNSLIYMFSRGGLYKESEAILWRMGESGVARDRHSFCGMIEGYRQGGLFEEAIKTYVDLEKSRFDPDEQTLEAVLSVYYAAGLVDESEEQFREIKASGMLPSVMCYCMMLAVYTKTNRWDDAYEVLDEMVTNRVSNIHQVIGQMIKGDYDDESNWQMVEYVFDKINSEGCGLGLRFYNTLIEALWWLGQKERAARVLSEATKRGLFPELFRKSKLVWAVDVHRMWEGGAYTALSVWLNNMHEMFLKGEDLPHLASVVAVRGRMEKSSVSQNIPIMKSVYLFLQDNVSSLFSVPGWNKGRITCQRSQLKRILSGKASISDENVKDRFIPLSNSPLSVPRTRTSTNDVRSSKRENTDSETRTGTRTELMTTV